The sequence TAACATCTTTTGCTCCAAATTCAATACTATCAATAGTTTCAGATTTTAAATTACTATTTGTATAGATTTGATTTTCTTTATTTGTTAATTGACTTGGAAGAGGAGAAATAAATCCTCTTTCATACCTTGTATAGAGGCTTCTAACATCACTAAATTTATAATTGAATCCAATCTCACCAGCAAGATTATCTGTGTTTTCATTTATATTTGAATGATTATTCATAAGATTTCTACTTGGGGTATTATTTGGAAATAGTAATCCACCTAAGCTTCCACCATTTTCTAAATTATAGCCCTCTATATTACCTAAAGAATTTCTGTAACCACTATATTTTGAGTATTCATATCTAAGTCCAGTAGTAAAATCAAGATTTTTAGTTAAATTATAATTATTAAGCAGATATAGTGCATGGGTCTCTTTGTCAATATCTAAATTATTTTTTATAGTAACTACACCTTCAAGAGTACCAAGGAGATTAGGGGGAATAGGAAAATTCCCAATACTTGCATTTGAAAACTTAAATCTATCTGTTGTGACTAAACTATCTCTTTTAACATTAGTATTAATGTAATCATATCCAGCTACTAAAGTTCCGTTATCATATTCAAATTTTGATTTCAATTTAATTCCTTGCGATTTTTCAATAAATTTTCCATTTAAAGTAGATTTTAAATTTTTTATTACAGGTGAAAAGGGCATGTTAGGTGAGAATCTAGGAATAGTAAAATCTCTAGTATCATTTTGTAAAAAATTTCTTTCATATTCTGTTTGGAAAATATTAGCATATAAGGTCAAAGATTCACTAGGCTTATATTCATAATCCAAAGATAAAGAACTTCTTTTATTATCAAAATCAATATTTTCTCCTTTTGCTTTTCTATTTAAAACCATTAGAGATTTTTTTATTTCAGTAGATGTGTTCCCTTCATCTTCAAAGTAAAGTCCCTGGAATTTAAATCTATGTTTTGGATTAATTATATAGTCTAATGTTCCATTAAAACTTTTTCCTTTAAAATCATCTCCATCTCTATATCCTTTTTTATTAGAATGCTGTGAAGCAAGACTTAAGTAGAGTTTTTCAGATATATTTTGTCCAATTGCAAAATCTAAATCTTTATTATAATATGAAGCAAACTTGAAGTCTGCAGAGAAAAAATTATTTCTACTATCTGCTAATGTGATTATATTAACTACTCCTCCAGTTGTTCCACTACCATATAAAGTAGCTCCACCACCAGGAATTATTTCAATTTTTTCAATAGAGCTAATTGGAATAGAATTTATAGGTAAGCTTCCCATTGTTTCTTCTAGTGGAGTTAAACTAATCCCATCTATCATGACTTTTACTCTACTCATTGAACGTTCTCCGCTTCCACGAAGGTTGATAGTTGGACCAAATTGTGAATTTGTAATAACTATATTGGGAATATCTCGTAAAATACTCTCAACATCATTATACTGCTTTTTAGAAATTTCTTCTTTTGTAATTAAGGTAATATTTTTATTAGTTTCAACTAATGGTGTATTTAAACCAGAAGTTGTAGTAATACTTGTTGGAGATAATCGAATTTCATTTCCTAAAGCTACAATATTTACAGCTAAAATCATAAAAATTATTTTCTTCATTTAAATTGAACTCCTTTCATATTTTTATCTAAAGTCTACTAAAAAAAATAAAATTAGTCAGTAACATATGTTACCGATTTTTTTTAAAAAATATAATATACTAGAAATATCTAAATTTATTAAGGAGGAAAATAAATGTTATCACAAAAAACAATAGATATAGTAAAGGCAACAGTACCTGTTTTAAAAGAAAGGGGAGAAGATATAACTAAAGTATTTTATAAAAATATGTTAGGAGAAAATCCAGATATAAGAGCTATGTTTGATCCAGAGAAACAAAAAGATGGATCTCAGCCAAAAGCTTTGGCTATGACAGTATTAGCAGCAGCTCAAAATATAGAAAATTTAGCTGTTCTAGCTCCAGCTGTACAAAAAATTGGAAAAGTTCATGTTGATTTAAATGTTAAACCAGAACATTATCCTATAGTAGGGAAGTATCTTTTAGGGGCAATTAAAGAGGTACTAGGGGATATGGCAACTGATGATATTATAAATGCTTGGGCAGAAGCCTATGGAGTAATAGCTGATATTTTTATAGGAGTAGAAGCTGATATGTATGCTAAAAGAGCAAATAATTAATTAAAAGGGGCTGTTATAGCAGCCCTTAAAGATTTTTTAGTAGTTATAATTATTTATTTTTCTTTTTTTCCAAGAAATTTTTTTCTTTTCTTTTATTTTCTTCAGTAGATTTATCTTTAGCTTTTTCAACTAGAGGTTTTTTACCATTTTTATCTTTATGAAATGTATCTAATATAATTTCAGCTTCAGTGAATGGGACAGACATAAATGAAAAACTATCAAACACTTCAATATTTTTGATTTTTTTATCATCAATTTTAGATTTTTTTATAACGTAATTTACAAGCTTTTTAGGTGTCATACCATTTTTTCTACCTAAAGCGATAAATAACCTTACTTTTCCTGATTTTTCTAATTTCACTTCACTAATCTCATTATAGCTATTTTCATCTAAAATATCATCATAAGCATGTTTTAATAGGGCAGCGACTAGATCTAATGCTTGTTCTCCATTTAGGAGTTCCTTAGCAAACTCTTTAAAATTATCATAATTATTATCAACAAGAATACTATTTAATTCTTCCATAAGTCTAAATTTTTTAGCTTGAATAACATCTTTAATATCAGGAACTCTTTCTTTTCTTATTTCAGTTTTGACAATTCTTTGGATTTGAAGTAATCTTCTATATTCTTGTGGAGTAATAAAAGTAATTGCGGTGCCTTCTTTTCCAGCTCTTCCTGTTCTACCTATTCTATGTACATAACTTTCAGCTTCTTGAGGAATAGAGTAGTTAATGACATGGGATAAATCGTTTACATCTATTCCTCTAGCAGCTACGTCTGTAGCAACAAGCACATTTATTTTTTTACTCTTGAATCTCTTAAGAGTAATTTCTCTATAATTTTGACTGATATCTCCATGTAAACCTTCAGCATCGTAACCTCTATCGTTTAATTTTCCAACTAAATCATTAGCATCATTTTTAGTACGACAAAAAACTATTCCATAAAAATCTTTTGTTAAATCTATAATTCTACAAAGGGCTTCAAATTTATCTTTTTCATGTACTTCAAAATATATCTGATCAGTTAAATCTGTAGTTAGCTCTCTAGCTTTTACAGCTAATATTTCATAATCTTTCATATACTTTTTAGCTATTTTCATAATTTCATTAGGCATAGTCGCTGAAAAAAATAGCATTCTTTTATTTTCATTTGTAAAGCTTAAAATTTTTTCTATATCTTCTAAAAATCCCATATTTAACATTTCATCTGCTTCATCTAAAATAAAATATTTTAGATTTTGTAAATGAATGAGTTTTCTCTCTATTAAATCAATTACTCTTCCAGGGGTTCCAACTATGATATCAGTTCCTTTTTTTAATTGTTTAATTTGAAATTCAATGGATTGACCACCATATACTGGTGTGATTCTTATTTTCTTTCCATGAGCTAAGCTATTCATCT comes from Fusobacterium necrogenes and encodes:
- a CDS encoding TonB-dependent receptor — encoded protein: MKKIIFMILAVNIVALGNEIRLSPTSITTTSGLNTPLVETNKNITLITKEEISKKQYNDVESILRDIPNIVITNSQFGPTINLRGSGERSMSRVKVMIDGISLTPLEETMGSLPINSIPISSIEKIEIIPGGGATLYGSGTTGGVVNIITLADSRNNFFSADFKFASYYNKDLDFAIGQNISEKLYLSLASQHSNKKGYRDGDDFKGKSFNGTLDYIINPKHRFKFQGLYFEDEGNTSTEIKKSLMVLNRKAKGENIDFDNKRSSLSLDYEYKPSESLTLYANIFQTEYERNFLQNDTRDFTIPRFSPNMPFSPVIKNLKSTLNGKFIEKSQGIKLKSKFEYDNGTLVAGYDYINTNVKRDSLVTTDRFKFSNASIGNFPIPPNLLGTLEGVVTIKNNLDIDKETHALYLLNNYNLTKNLDFTTGLRYEYSKYSGYRNSLGNIEGYNLENGGSLGGLLFPNNTPSRNLMNNHSNINENTDNLAGEIGFNYKFSDVRSLYTRYERGFISPLPSQLTNKENQIYTNSNLKSETIDSIEFGAKDVIGDTLITASFFFSQTNNEITTLDRNANNPALKEWRFENIEQTRRYGSEIFAQHYFNKLTLTESVSYTNAKINKVNNNEWLKKGDKVPMVPEWKITLGIDYNLTNKFLLGATYIYNSGYEKRELESYVKHKISDFGVTDIYGKYNIKDYLSLKVGINNIFNEQYNYFETETTAIPAPERNYYVGISLKF
- a CDS encoding globin domain-containing protein — protein: MLSQKTIDIVKATVPVLKERGEDITKVFYKNMLGENPDIRAMFDPEKQKDGSQPKALAMTVLAAAQNIENLAVLAPAVQKIGKVHVDLNVKPEHYPIVGKYLLGAIKEVLGDMATDDIINAWAEAYGVIADIFIGVEADMYAKRANN
- a CDS encoding DEAD/DEAH box helicase codes for the protein MEKLEQFKKLGLSDKTLKALAKKGYEQPTPIQALTIPALLNGNKNIIGQAQTGTGKTAAFSLPILESFETTKNVQAIVLAPTRELALQVAEEMNSLAHGKKIRITPVYGGQSIEFQIKQLKKGTDIIVGTPGRVIDLIERKLIHLQNLKYFILDEADEMLNMGFLEDIEKILSFTNENKRMLFFSATMPNEIMKIAKKYMKDYEILAVKARELTTDLTDQIYFEVHEKDKFEALCRIIDLTKDFYGIVFCRTKNDANDLVGKLNDRGYDAEGLHGDISQNYREITLKRFKSKKINVLVATDVAARGIDVNDLSHVINYSIPQEAESYVHRIGRTGRAGKEGTAITFITPQEYRRLLQIQRIVKTEIRKERVPDIKDVIQAKKFRLMEELNSILVDNNYDNFKEFAKELLNGEQALDLVAALLKHAYDDILDENSYNEISEVKLEKSGKVRLFIALGRKNGMTPKKLVNYVIKKSKIDDKKIKNIEVFDSFSFMSVPFTEAEIILDTFHKDKNGKKPLVEKAKDKSTEENKRKEKNFLEKKKNK